From the Leptospira barantonii genome, the window TTCTAATTTCGAAAAAAAGAATATTCTGAAATGCGTAAAAAAGAAGGAAAACCAAAAACCAGGATTGACATTTTTATCGAAATCTTTACTTTTTAACGTCAATAAGAACAACCTGGGGAAATTGATTCGAATTTTCTAGGTTGTTTCGGTGATCGAGGATTCGAACTTTGAACACGCATTGGATTCTTTTTAAGACCCGGAAAAATTCAGGAGTGATTTCCGTTGACTGAATCCGATTTTCAGATTTTGTCCCATTTAAAAACCCCGATCGGAGTTTTGGACAAAGATTTACATATTATAATATGCAATTCTTCTTTTGCAAATCGATGTTCTCGCAAGAATCCGGAAGAATTGAAAAGCCAAGACCTAACTCGCATCCTACCGTTTCAAAATATTTCCATTTGGGAAGAATTCAAAAATTCTAAATTAGAAAAAACGATTTATTTTAAGGAACATTTTAAAAACGAATCCGCCGAGGAATTCGATTTCAAAGGAACCTTAACCAGACAAAGATCCGGTGCGGATGAGGTTTTGTTTTTGGAAATTTCGGATTCTACTTCGGAACGAACTCGGAATATCCAAGAAAAAGAAATCGCGACGATCGTTTCCAGGATGTATCACGATCTTCAAGAACCGATTCGAAATCATACAACCTTTTTGAAATTCGTTTCCGAAAAATATTCGAGCGAACTTGACGGAAAGGGAAAAGAATTTCTACAACTCAGCGTGGAAGGTGCGAACCGTCTCTGGAATCGGATCAACGGTTTACTTTTATTCTTAAGAATCGAAAAGGAAAGAAACGTTTTTAAAACTCTTTCTTTAAAGGAAGTTTTGGAAGAATCGATTCTTCCCTTTCGTGAGAGTTTGGACAACGCCGGAATGATGTTGAGTTTCAACGGAGAATTTCCGGAGTTTGTGGGAAACCTTCCTCTTTTAAAGGAACTTTTCGGAAATCTAATTTCGAACTCGATTCAATTTAAGAAAGCGGATGCGGATCGTATTCTTTCTTTTTCTTATATACGAGAAGAAGATCGTCACGTCGTTCGCGTAAAAGACAACGGAATTGGAATCGATCTGATAGAAAAAAATAATTTCATAGATCTATTCAAAAAGTATCATATTGCGGAGGAATTTTCCGGACCCGGAACCGGGTTGTTTTTTTGTAAAAGGATAGCGGAACTTCACAGAGGCGGTTTGGAAATACGCACCGATGGTATCTCCGGGTTCGAAGTGATCGTAAGTTTTCCTTTGGAATTTAAGTTAGAACAATTATAGATAGAGAAGAGAGTTTTCCCTTTATGTTTAAAGATTCTTTTTCAGTCCTTTTGATCGAAGACTCGAACGCGGATTATAGATTGATCCAAGAATATCTGGGCGAGTCGCAGAGCCCTTCGTTTCGGATCAGTCGAAGCGAAGATTTTACCGCGGGCCTCAGTAGAATCACTCACGAAAATCCGGACCTCGTGCTTCTGGATCTTTCTCTTCCGGATCGAGCGGGACTGGAAGCGTTATCCGAAATCAAGGAAAAGTTTCCGCAGATTCCGGTGATCATCTGTAGCGGAGCCGAAGATAAGGAGATTACGGTGAACGCACTTCAGATCGGCGCACAGGATTACGTTTACAAAGGGAAGTTCGATTCTTATTCTTTGAGTCGTTCTTTGGTCTTTGCCTATGAGCGGAACCGTCTCGCTTTGGAACTGGAAAAGAAAAACGTATTCGAACAGGAAAGCGAAGAAAGATATCGTTTGTTTTTTCAATACAATCCGCATCCAGCGTTCTTATTCGAACACGATACGTTTGAGATTTTGGAAGTGAACCAGGCCGTTCTTGAAAAATACGGTTACGAAGAAAGGGATTTGATCGGTAAGAATATACTGAAGATTTTCGAACCTGTCGATTTCGATATGGTGAGAAAGGAAATTCTTTCCTTTAAGTTCGGAGTCAATCGCGCCACATCGGTCGTTCACAAAAAAAAGAACGGGGAAGAATTGATCGCGGACACGACCGTCTATAAGTTCCGTTATCGAAATCAGGTTTTGGATTTAGCCGTGATTACGGACGTTACTGAAATGGTTCGCAACCGAGAATCTATCCTCGCGTCCTTAGCCGAAAAGGACACTTTGATTCAGGAGATTCATCACAGGGTCAAAAACAACATGCAGATCATGGTTTCTCTTTTGAATCTGCAAGCGGATAACGCCATGTCGAGAGAGCTCACCGCAAAGGAACTTTACGGTTTGCTAAAGGATACGGAAAGCAGGGTATTCTCCATGTCTCTCGTTCACAACGAATTGTATAAGTCCAGGGATTTGTCGCACGTCGACTTTGACAGTTATTTGAATATGCTTCTTCAAAATCTTTGGAACCTCTACGGTGTGGATCCTAAAATCCGTCAAACGATCGAAGCAAAGGGTTTGATACTCGGTATGAACATCGCGATTTCTCTCGGATTGATCGTATGCGAACTCGTTACCAACGCGATCAAACACGCTTTTTCGGAAGGGATGCAAGGGGCTTTGAAAATTGTCGCGAGTTCTCGGGACGGTATTGTTACCGTTACGATCGAAGATAACGGAAAAGGAATTCCGGAAGAATTTTTAAACGTGGATCATGAAACGCTCGGTCTGCAACTCGTAACGATTTTGACAAAGCAGATCCAGGGAAAGTTGAAGTTAGAAACCTTAAATCCGGGAACCAGATTTCAAATCCAATTCCCGGAAAAAGAACTTACTTAGATCTTTTTTCCGCAACCCTTCATGGAAGGATCATACGGATTTTGAACCTTATCGCCCGAGGCGATCCATTTCTTTTTTACCATTGGACAGTAGAAAACGTGGAACCCAGTAGATTCATCTTTTTGAATATACTCTTTCAGGCTTTCCGAAAGTTCGTTATACGCTTCGAGTTTCGTTTTTTCGTCGGTTCCAGCCTTGAGTTTTTCCGCCGCCTTTAACGCCGGAGAAAGGGATTTGTCCCGGGCCACTTCCTGTTGTAAAACCGCGATCAGTCTATCCGCGTTCACTTCCTTTCCTTCCAAAAAGGAATGATGGATCTGGCCGAGTTCCGCAAGGACGGTCGGTCGTGTGGGAAGAATCGACTTCGATTCGGCGGCGCCGAGCGCAACAAAAACTACAAATAAGAATATTATAATCTTCTTTTTCATTCTTTTGCTCCCGGTTACGCTACTTTCTTAAGTTCGGCGATACATTCTTTGCAACTGTCCGCGCAATTCTTGCAGATGTCGTGATGGGATTCGTGAACTCTACATTCTTTCTCGCAGGCTTCGCAGGCCTTGATGCAGGTCGCGGCGATTTCTTTTGTAAGAGGAGAATTGGCGGCTCCTAAACTTACGAACGCCTTGCATAAGGCCAGAGTATCCTTTACGGTTTTTAAACAATCGGCGAGCATCGTATCACCGGTGGAAAGATTCTCCTCACAATGAGAAAGACAGATTTCGGCGTTTAAAATACATTTGGAAGCGGCTTCGAGAGTTTTGCGATCCACTTTTTTCAGA encodes:
- a CDS encoding sensor histidine kinase; this translates as MTESDFQILSHLKTPIGVLDKDLHIIICNSSFANRCSRKNPEELKSQDLTRILPFQNISIWEEFKNSKLEKTIYFKEHFKNESAEEFDFKGTLTRQRSGADEVLFLEISDSTSERTRNIQEKEIATIVSRMYHDLQEPIRNHTTFLKFVSEKYSSELDGKGKEFLQLSVEGANRLWNRINGLLLFLRIEKERNVFKTLSLKEVLEESILPFRESLDNAGMMLSFNGEFPEFVGNLPLLKELFGNLISNSIQFKKADADRILSFSYIREEDRHVVRVKDNGIGIDLIEKNNFIDLFKKYHIAEEFSGPGTGLFFCKRIAELHRGGLEIRTDGISGFEVIVSFPLEFKLEQL
- a CDS encoding sensor histidine kinase, translating into MFKDSFSVLLIEDSNADYRLIQEYLGESQSPSFRISRSEDFTAGLSRITHENPDLVLLDLSLPDRAGLEALSEIKEKFPQIPVIICSGAEDKEITVNALQIGAQDYVYKGKFDSYSLSRSLVFAYERNRLALELEKKNVFEQESEERYRLFFQYNPHPAFLFEHDTFEILEVNQAVLEKYGYEERDLIGKNILKIFEPVDFDMVRKEILSFKFGVNRATSVVHKKKNGEELIADTTVYKFRYRNQVLDLAVITDVTEMVRNRESILASLAEKDTLIQEIHHRVKNNMQIMVSLLNLQADNAMSRELTAKELYGLLKDTESRVFSMSLVHNELYKSRDLSHVDFDSYLNMLLQNLWNLYGVDPKIRQTIEAKGLILGMNIAISLGLIVCELVTNAIKHAFSEGMQGALKIVASSRDGIVTVTIEDNGKGIPEEFLNVDHETLGLQLVTILTKQIQGKLKLETLNPGTRFQIQFPEKELT
- a CDS encoding LIC13259 family plasminogen/vitronectin/complement-binding protein, producing MKKKIIIFLFVVFVALGAAESKSILPTRPTVLAELGQIHHSFLEGKEVNADRLIAVLQQEVARDKSLSPALKAAEKLKAGTDEKTKLEAYNELSESLKEYIQKDESTGFHVFYCPMVKKKWIASGDKVQNPYDPSMKGCGKKI
- a CDS encoding four-helix bundle copper-binding protein; the encoded protein is MLTRKDLITQSAALLAFASAGSLLAKESGHKHHESSKKSEKPASSGSLKKVDRKTLEAASKCILNAEICLSHCEENLSTGDTMLADCLKTVKDTLALCKAFVSLGAANSPLTKEIAATCIKACEACEKECRVHESHHDICKNCADSCKECIAELKKVA